A segment of the Trifolium pratense cultivar HEN17-A07 linkage group LG7, ARS_RC_1.1, whole genome shotgun sequence genome:
ACATCTAGCAACTAAAATACCACAaccaagaaaaatgaaaatcatgaGGCCACAAATATCAGTGCAAaattcagaaaaagaaaatgaaaatcaagAAATGAAGAAGACAATAATCAAGTAACTCAGAGGATCCTTATATCAAGGTTTTTGCAAGGTTAGGAATCTTTGAGTTACATGATTATTGTCTTCATTTcttgattttcattttctttttctgaattTTGCACTGATATTATTTGTGGCCTCGTGATTTTCATTTTACTTGGTTCTGGTATTTGAGTTGTTAGGTGTGGGAGTTGTATCGCTCGACGTGTTGTTTTTCTTGCTCGGATGTACCACCTTCACAAGGAACTGATTACCATCAATGACTGTATTTTCATCATTGATGATTCTAACTTTAGCTGATTTAATATGTAGAGCAGCAACATACAAATCTACTATTCCATTATCAATAGATTCAGTGACCATTTCCATTGCACCATCATCATTCACCAACTCTTTAAATTTCCCACCAGCCTTGTAATACATTGATTCAACTTTGGGGTAACCTTTTTTGATGAGAATGCGCAAAATCTCGTGATATGACCACCGATCACGGTCACACAACATTTCACGATCAGTCCCTCCCTTATACTCTATAGTATTTTCTGAGATCACAAAAAATCCATCATTATGTATCCTAACCTTAAACCAACCATCGTGACTCAAGTCTTCAAAATCTACAAAATTAACAATGAAGAAAGTAACTTCAGAAAATCTCTAATGTGAAAACCCTTATTACAAAGTACCATTTGATCCAAAAAAAGCCTACTTTTACAAACTCTATTGTACATACCTTCATAATCGTCTTcgtcttctttttcttcttctcctcctcctccacaaTTGGTATCCCTGGTCTTCGTCTTCAACTCTGCAATTCTCacgaaaagaaggaaaaaaactcAACAATCGAttttatgacaaaaataaacaaaaacgtATAACAATGAAACTCAAATCCCCATAAATACAGAACTAAACCCAGAAACTTAGTTAGATTTAAACGGAAAAACAAAGAAGTAACCATTAGAGCACGAAACTTAGACGCATACCAATGAGAAAGACTGAAACACTAAAATGCATCATCATTAAGAGGAACAATTGTAATGAAATTCTTTCAATATACTAGATGAATAAGAACATTTACCTGATTCTTTTTCCACATCAATATGTTTTTTCCTTGACTTTGACTCcttcacttgtccttcaaacCGCTTCTTTTTAAACTTAAGGTCCTTCATCTTTCTTTCAAACTTATTCTTTTTTGACTTGAGCTCCTCCACTTGGTTTTCAAAATGCTTCTTTTTACGTTCAAACTCCTTCACTTGGCTATCAAATTCTCTCACTTTTGAATCATGCTCCTTCACTTGACTATTAAATTCTCTCGCTTTTGATACATGTTCCTTCACCAGCTCTTTCAGTTTGTCTTCAAACTTCATcttttttgattcaaattcctccACTTGGCCAACAAGTCGGGTCTCTTTTGACTCAATTTCCATTTCCCGTCCTTCAACTTGCTTCTCTTTTGATTCAAGCTCCTTCTTACGACCTTCGAGTGCCTCTTTTTTTGATTCAAGCTTCTCAATTTGTTCGTCAAGCTTCTCCTCCCTTGATTCTAACTCCTTTAGTCGTCCTTCATAGTCCTTCTCCTTTGACACAAGCTCCACCACCCGTCCTTCACATTGCTTCTGTTTCAACTCAAGTTCCTTAACATGGCCTTCACATTGCTTCTGTTTCGACTCATGTTCCTTCACCAGCTTTTTCAGTTGGTCTTCAAACTTCTTCTTTCTTGATTCAAATTCCTCCACTCGGCCAACAAGTTGACTCTCTTTTGACACAATTTCCATTTCCCTTCTTTCAACTTGCTTCTCTTTTGATTCAAGCTCCTTCTTACGACCTTCGAGTGCCTCCTTCTTTGATTCAAACTCCTCAATTTGTTCTTCAAGCTTCTCCTCCCTTGATTCTAACTCCTTTAATCGTCCTTCATAGTGCTTCTCCTTTGACACAAGCTCCACCAGTCTTTCACATTGCTTTTGATTCAATTCCTTAATCCGACCTTCAAACTGTTTCTTCGCTGACTCAAATTCCTTCTTTTGAGCAAAAACATTCTTCCTTTCGGAGTCTAAATTGTTTGCTTCTTCGCCAATTAATTTGTTCATTGCATCAAGGTCTTTCTCTTTGGCCTTAAGTTCCAAAGTAAATTCAGCAATTTTTTCTGAAAGAGCCTTGACTTCCTCTTCCTTCCTTCCACGATCCTTATCAATGACTTGACGGAGTTCTATTTCTTTTGAAATGTTAACCTTGATTTGAATAAGTTCTATCTCTTTTGCCTTGAACTCTTGCTTGCGCTCTTCAATCAAGTCCTCCATCAAATAGAGCTGCCCTTCCTTCAC
Coding sequences within it:
- the LOC123893964 gene encoding intracellular protein transport protein USO1-like — encoded protein: MMDFEGVDKPNFSGDDENFKFPVSCEDEDDVPLLPKYSRISSLGACSSKHDASGKKNTTVSAKRVLDYNNYSHSSVKKSKVSPGESIDNCFSLLMKDIALVENSYVECIMMTEGEEKRLQSIKRDIEECCKELENKKKEVCSVRRIIEAYNKMQRKIEECMKDFVVKEGQLYLMEDLIEERKQEFKAKEIELIQIKVNISKEIELRQVIDKDRGRKEEEVKALSEKIAEFTLELKAKEKDLDAMNKLIGEEANNLDSERKNVFAQKKEFESAKKQFEGRIKELNQKQCERLVELVSKEKHYEGRLKELESREEKLEEQIEEFESKKEALEGRKKELESKEKQVERREMEIVSKESQLVGRVEEFESRKKKFEDQLKKLVKEHESKQKQCEGHVKELELKQKQCEGRVVELVSKEKDYEGRLKELESREEKLDEQIEKLESKKEALEGRKKELESKEKQVEGREMEIESKETRLVGQVEEFESKKMKFEDKLKELVKEHVSKAREFNSQVKEHDSKVREFDSQVKEFERKKKHFENQVEELKSKKNKFERKMKDLKFKKKRFEGQVKESKSRKKHIDVEKESELKTKTRDTNCGGGGEEEKEDEDDYEDFEDLSHDGWFKVRIHNDGFFVISENTIEYKGGTDREMLCDRDRWSYHEILRILIKKGYPKVESMYYKAGGKFKELVNDDGAMEMVTESIDNGIVDLYVAALHIKSAKVRIINDENTVIDGNQFLVKVVHPSKKNNTSSDTTPTPNNSNTRTK